In Geoalkalibacter sp., the DNA window TGGTGATACACGGGACTGGTCTTGCCGTGCATGAGACGCGCGGCGCGCACCACGCGACCGCCGAAGGCCTGGCCAAGGCACTGATGGCCCAGGCAGACGCCGAGAATCGGCAGATGCCCGGCCAGTTCCTGGATCGCCGGCACAGAAATCCCGGCTTCCGTCGGCGAGCAGGGCCCGGGCGAAATCACCAGGCGACGAGGATTTTTCCGGCGGATCTCGGCGATGCTGATGCGGTCGTTGCGATAAACCTCGACCTCCTCCCCCAGTTCACGAAAATATTGCACCAGGTTATAGGTGAAGGAATCGTAGTTGTCGATCATCAGCAGCATGTCAGTCGAGTCCTTGCCGCGCGGTTTCGATGCTCTTGATCACGCCTTGCGCCTTATTGAGCGTTTCCTGATATTCGGACAGCGGGCAGGAATCGGCGACGATGCCGGCGCCGGCCTGCAAATGCAGACGGTCGCCCTGCACGACCAAGGTGCGGATG includes these proteins:
- a CDS encoding anthranilate synthase component II, yielding MLLMIDNYDSFTYNLVQYFRELGEEVEVYRNDRISIAEIRRKNPRRLVISPGPCSPTEAGISVPAIQELAGHLPILGVCLGHQCLGQAFGGRVVRAARLMHGKTSPVYHHGRGLFAGISNPFDATRYHSLLVERDSLPACLEVTAWTVEQEIMGLAHRELPLWGIQYHPESILTVEGKKQLRNFLEMT